In the genome of Myxococcus stipitatus, one region contains:
- a CDS encoding DUF885 domain-containing protein: MRIRVAVLLLASLSACASRSKDGSQSSSSLPTPARSATRAYSNFIGEYMDWLAAANPVRATQLGFHEHDAHLQDVSPVALKRRAEALQGWLTRLEQVNCPNLSGDEALDAEMLRNAIQAELLTLVEERVWERNPSAYVGIISGGLSSLSSRDFSPLEERMRDMRSRMARIPSVLEAAKANLKDVPRLWAQQAIRDARGTQVFLRVDLPRALQAQGVDKVPATEVDAFNAAREEALVQLQGFTAWLEKDLLPRADGDFRLGRALFEKKLALEEHISLDADQLRDINERAIARYKAWVAREAAKVDPTQSPEGVMALLAKDHPAAEELIPLARTQLAELQRFVREKDILTLPTDALPSVRETPPYERLGFASMDTPGPFEGKAKEAYFNITNVEPDWTPEEKAQHLTYFNRAGLLGITVHEAMPGHYVQLLYGARIPTDVRRVYAPASVVEGWAHYAEQMMVDEGLGQGDPAVRLGQLRRALQRHARWYAALALHVYNEPVEAVAKRFAEIAYFEPFPALREVERGTSNPTYLYYALGRMQILKLREDYRKSLEAKGRKFVLKDFHDRFLQLGLPVSLARKVLIPGDEAPSLE, from the coding sequence ATGCGCATCCGTGTCGCTGTTCTGTTGCTGGCCAGTCTCTCCGCGTGTGCATCACGCTCGAAGGACGGGTCGCAGTCCTCCTCCTCCCTGCCCACGCCGGCGCGCTCGGCGACGCGGGCCTATTCCAACTTCATTGGCGAGTACATGGACTGGCTCGCCGCGGCGAACCCCGTGCGCGCCACGCAGCTCGGCTTCCACGAGCACGACGCCCACCTCCAGGACGTCTCGCCCGTCGCGCTGAAGCGGCGGGCGGAGGCGCTTCAGGGCTGGCTCACGCGGCTGGAGCAGGTGAACTGCCCCAACCTCTCCGGAGACGAGGCGCTGGACGCGGAGATGCTGCGCAACGCCATCCAGGCGGAGCTGCTCACGCTCGTGGAGGAGCGCGTCTGGGAGCGCAACCCCAGCGCCTACGTGGGCATCATCTCCGGCGGCCTGTCCTCGCTGTCCTCGCGCGACTTCTCGCCCCTGGAGGAGCGGATGCGCGACATGCGCTCGCGGATGGCCCGCATCCCCAGCGTGCTGGAGGCGGCGAAGGCGAACCTGAAGGATGTGCCCCGCTTGTGGGCGCAGCAGGCCATCCGAGACGCGCGCGGCACGCAGGTCTTCCTGCGCGTGGACCTGCCGCGCGCGCTCCAGGCGCAGGGCGTGGACAAGGTGCCCGCGACGGAGGTGGACGCCTTCAACGCCGCGCGCGAGGAGGCCCTGGTGCAGCTGCAGGGCTTCACCGCCTGGCTGGAGAAGGACCTCCTGCCGCGCGCCGACGGCGACTTCCGCCTGGGCCGCGCGCTGTTCGAGAAGAAGCTCGCGCTGGAGGAGCACATCTCGCTCGACGCGGACCAGCTGCGCGACATCAACGAGCGGGCCATCGCCCGGTACAAGGCCTGGGTGGCGCGCGAGGCGGCGAAGGTGGACCCGACGCAGAGCCCCGAGGGGGTGATGGCCCTGCTCGCCAAGGACCATCCCGCGGCCGAGGAGCTGATTCCCCTGGCGCGCACCCAGCTCGCGGAGCTCCAGCGCTTCGTGCGCGAGAAGGACATCCTCACGCTGCCCACGGACGCGCTGCCGTCGGTGCGCGAGACGCCGCCGTATGAGCGGCTGGGCTTCGCGTCCATGGACACGCCGGGCCCCTTCGAGGGCAAGGCCAAGGAGGCCTACTTCAACATCACCAACGTGGAGCCGGACTGGACGCCGGAGGAGAAGGCGCAGCACCTGACGTACTTCAACCGCGCGGGCCTCCTGGGCATCACCGTGCACGAGGCCATGCCCGGCCACTACGTGCAGCTGCTCTACGGCGCGCGGATTCCCACGGACGTGCGCCGCGTCTACGCCCCGGCCTCCGTCGTGGAGGGCTGGGCCCACTACGCCGAGCAGATGATGGTGGACGAGGGCCTGGGGCAGGGCGACCCGGCGGTGCGCCTGGGCCAGTTGCGCCGCGCGCTCCAGCGTCACGCGCGCTGGTACGCGGCGCTGGCGCTGCATGTCTACAACGAGCCCGTGGAGGCGGTGGCGAAGCGCTTCGCGGAGATTGCCTACTTCGAGCCCTTCCCCGCGCTGCGCGAGGTGGAGCGCGGCACGTCCAATCCCACGTATCTGTATTACGCGCTGGGGCGCATGCAGATCCTGAAGCTGCGCGAGGACTACCGGAAGTCGCTGGAGGCGAAGGGGCGGAAGTTCGTGCTGAAGGACTTCCACGACCGCTTCCTGCAGCTGGGCCTGCCGGTGTCGCTCGCGCGCAAGGTGCTCATCCCCGGCGACGAGGCTCCGTCGCTGGAGTGA